One region of Salvia miltiorrhiza cultivar Shanhuang (shh) chromosome 3, IMPLAD_Smil_shh, whole genome shotgun sequence genomic DNA includes:
- the LOC131016223 gene encoding uncharacterized protein LOC131016223 isoform X4, whose protein sequence is MAQNHCDVLENGAHPWLLQGHARITHDHSHRPAKERSAGFEAYGIKSQSFLEMNPAVVVQGQTRSGQRAKNHSNWAKSGPGMQAVFLGPKRKSCGTGVFIPRRHATDLQFTNKPAFSPVLLPSRVIQALNLNVHELEQTKNVAEKIDEDLEKQKEDYVSLSPEIFLPKEWTY, encoded by the exons ATGGCGCAGAATCATTGCGATGTACTCGAAAATGGAGCACACCCTTGGCTGCTTCAAGGGCATGCACGGATCACCCACGATCACAGTCACAGACCCGCTAAG GAGCGCTCTGCTGGATTCGAAGCGTACGGGATAAAATCTCAGTCTTTTTTGGAGATGAACCCTGCCGTCGTG GTTCAAGGGCAAACGAGATCGGGCCAAAGAGCAAAGAATCATTCGAATTGGGCCAAAAGTGGGCCCGGAATGCAGGCTGTTTTTTTGGGCCCGAAGAGAAAATCTTGCGGCACTGGAGTTTTTATTCCCCGTCGACATGCCACTGACCTTCAATTCACCAATAAGCCGG CTTTCTCTCCAGTTCTGCTGCCTTCTCGAGTGATTCAAGCACTCAACCTTAACGTCCATGAACTTG AGCAAACCAAGAATGTTGCGGAGAAGATTGATGAAGATTTGGAGAAGCAAAAGGAAGATTATGTTTCTTTATCGCCAGAGATTTTTCTGCCTAAAGAGTGGACCTATTAG
- the LOC131016223 gene encoding uncharacterized protein LOC131016223 isoform X2: MAQNHCDVLENGAHPWLLQGHARITHDHSHRPAKERSAGFEAYGIKSQSFLEMNPAVVVQGQTRSGQRAKNHSNWAKSGPGMQAVFLGPKRKSCGTGVFIPRRHATDLQFTNKPAFSPVLLPSRVIQALNLNVHELGQEIKPHSEQTKNVAEKIDEDLEKQKEDYVSLSPEIFLPKEWTY; this comes from the exons ATGGCGCAGAATCATTGCGATGTACTCGAAAATGGAGCACACCCTTGGCTGCTTCAAGGGCATGCACGGATCACCCACGATCACAGTCACAGACCCGCTAAG GAGCGCTCTGCTGGATTCGAAGCGTACGGGATAAAATCTCAGTCTTTTTTGGAGATGAACCCTGCCGTCGTG GTTCAAGGGCAAACGAGATCGGGCCAAAGAGCAAAGAATCATTCGAATTGGGCCAAAAGTGGGCCCGGAATGCAGGCTGTTTTTTTGGGCCCGAAGAGAAAATCTTGCGGCACTGGAGTTTTTATTCCCCGTCGACATGCCACTGACCTTCAATTCACCAATAAGCCGG CTTTCTCTCCAGTTCTGCTGCCTTCTCGAGTGATTCAAGCACTCAACCTTAACGTCCATGAACTTGGTCAAGAAATTAAGCCCCATTCAG AGCAAACCAAGAATGTTGCGGAGAAGATTGATGAAGATTTGGAGAAGCAAAAGGAAGATTATGTTTCTTTATCGCCAGAGATTTTTCTGCCTAAAGAGTGGACCTATTAG
- the LOC131016223 gene encoding uncharacterized protein LOC131016223 isoform X1, with translation MAQNHCDVLENGAHPWLLQGHARITHDHSHRPAKQERSAGFEAYGIKSQSFLEMNPAVVVQGQTRSGQRAKNHSNWAKSGPGMQAVFLGPKRKSCGTGVFIPRRHATDLQFTNKPAFSPVLLPSRVIQALNLNVHELGQEIKPHSEQTKNVAEKIDEDLEKQKEDYVSLSPEIFLPKEWTY, from the exons ATGGCGCAGAATCATTGCGATGTACTCGAAAATGGAGCACACCCTTGGCTGCTTCAAGGGCATGCACGGATCACCCACGATCACAGTCACAGACCCGCTAAG CAGGAGCGCTCTGCTGGATTCGAAGCGTACGGGATAAAATCTCAGTCTTTTTTGGAGATGAACCCTGCCGTCGTG GTTCAAGGGCAAACGAGATCGGGCCAAAGAGCAAAGAATCATTCGAATTGGGCCAAAAGTGGGCCCGGAATGCAGGCTGTTTTTTTGGGCCCGAAGAGAAAATCTTGCGGCACTGGAGTTTTTATTCCCCGTCGACATGCCACTGACCTTCAATTCACCAATAAGCCGG CTTTCTCTCCAGTTCTGCTGCCTTCTCGAGTGATTCAAGCACTCAACCTTAACGTCCATGAACTTGGTCAAGAAATTAAGCCCCATTCAG AGCAAACCAAGAATGTTGCGGAGAAGATTGATGAAGATTTGGAGAAGCAAAAGGAAGATTATGTTTCTTTATCGCCAGAGATTTTTCTGCCTAAAGAGTGGACCTATTAG
- the LOC131016223 gene encoding uncharacterized protein LOC131016223 isoform X3, which yields MAQNHCDVLENGAHPWLLQGHARITHDHSHRPAKQERSAGFEAYGIKSQSFLEMNPAVVVQGQTRSGQRAKNHSNWAKSGPGMQAVFLGPKRKSCGTGVFIPRRHATDLQFTNKPAFSPVLLPSRVIQALNLNVHELEQTKNVAEKIDEDLEKQKEDYVSLSPEIFLPKEWTY from the exons ATGGCGCAGAATCATTGCGATGTACTCGAAAATGGAGCACACCCTTGGCTGCTTCAAGGGCATGCACGGATCACCCACGATCACAGTCACAGACCCGCTAAG CAGGAGCGCTCTGCTGGATTCGAAGCGTACGGGATAAAATCTCAGTCTTTTTTGGAGATGAACCCTGCCGTCGTG GTTCAAGGGCAAACGAGATCGGGCCAAAGAGCAAAGAATCATTCGAATTGGGCCAAAAGTGGGCCCGGAATGCAGGCTGTTTTTTTGGGCCCGAAGAGAAAATCTTGCGGCACTGGAGTTTTTATTCCCCGTCGACATGCCACTGACCTTCAATTCACCAATAAGCCGG CTTTCTCTCCAGTTCTGCTGCCTTCTCGAGTGATTCAAGCACTCAACCTTAACGTCCATGAACTTG AGCAAACCAAGAATGTTGCGGAGAAGATTGATGAAGATTTGGAGAAGCAAAAGGAAGATTATGTTTCTTTATCGCCAGAGATTTTTCTGCCTAAAGAGTGGACCTATTAG
- the LOC131016224 gene encoding pentatricopeptide repeat-containing protein At4g02820, mitochondrial, whose product MLRRIVRASVAATQRFSTKAAVEAAPAQETLSRQRIDGTSSRRKGGGGRDTLGRRMFALVYSKRSAVVAIRKWKEEGRAVQKYELNRIVRELRSLKRHKHALEVCEWMRTQEDMKLMSGDYAIHLDLIAKVRGLNSAEKFFVDLPENMIDPITCSALLHTYVHCKESEKAEALMKKMSENDYLKSPVPYNHMLSLYVSTEQLEKIPKIIKEVKKVTSPDIVTYNLWLAACASQDAVETARKVFRELSEAKIEPDWVTHSTMASMYIKNSFREEAESALKDMEKKASRKVRVAYASLISLHTALGNKNDIRGIWKKMKATFRKLNDVEYTCMITSLLKLKEFQEAEKLYDEWESVSPTKDSRVPNLLLAAYINNEQMHKAETFYTRMVESKIVPGYTTWELLTWGYLKQRQVDKVVDCFKKAIRSVRQWDPDEKLVQAVLALVEEFGDVEVAENMLSTLGRVGYVNTEIYNSLLRTYANAGKMALIVAERMKKDNVEMDEETKRLVQLTSKMCVTEIPTDA is encoded by the exons ATGCTGCGCCGTATCGTTCGAGCGTCCGTCGCCGCCACGCAGCGGTTCTCGACGAAGGCCGCTGTCGAGGCGGCGCCGGCGCAGGAGACGCTATCGAGACAGCGGATAGATGGCACCTCAAGTAGAAGGAAAGGCGGCGGCGGTAGGGACACGCTCGGGCGGCGGATGTTTGCTCTGGTGTACTCGAAGCGGAGCGCCGTCGTGGCGATAAGGAAGTGGAAGGAGGAGGGCCGCGCCGTGCAAAAGTACGAGCTGAATCGGATCGTTCGCGAGCTCCGAAGCCTTAAGCGTCATAAACATGCGCTCGAG GTTTGTGAATGGATGAGGACACAAGAAGATATGAAGCTGATGTCTGGGGATTATGCAATCCACTTGGATCTAATTGCAAAAGTTCGGGGTTTAAACAGCGCAGAGAAGTTTTTTGTAGACCTCCCCGAAAACATGATAGATCCTATAACGTGTAGTGCTCTTCTCCACACCTACGTCCATTGCAAGGAGTCAGAAAAGGCTGAGGCACTGATGAAGAAGATGTCAGAAAACGATTACTTGAAATCTCCGGTTCCATATAACCATATGCTCTCTCTATACGTTTCCACAGAACAGCTGGAGAAGATTCCAAAGATTATTAAGGAGGTGAAGAAGGTTACGTCTCCAGATATCGTCACATATAACCTGTGGCTGGCTGCATGCGCCTCGCAGGATGCTGTTGAAACTGCCAGAAAGGTGTTTCGTGAACTGAGTGAGGCCAAAATTGAACCAGACTGGGTGACGCACAGCACAATGGCCAGCATGTACATCAAGAACTCATTCCGGGAAGAAGCAGAGTCTGCCCTTAAGGATATGGAGAAGAAGGCCTCCCGAAAAGTTAGAGTGGCATATGCGTCTCTAATCAGTTTACATACAGCTCTGGGAAATAAGAACGATATTCGTGGAATATGGAAAAAGATGAAGGCCACTTTCCGCAAGTTGAATGATGTGGAGTACACTTGCATGATCACCTCCTTACTGAAGCTTAAAGAGTTTCAAGAGGCTGAGAAGCTGTACGATGAATGGGAGTCCGTTTCTCCAACCAAGGATTCGAGGGTCCCAAATTTGCTTCTCGCAGCTTACATCAACAACGAACAAATGCACAAGGCCGAAACCTTTTACACTCGGATGGTGGAGAGCAAGATAGTGCCGGGCTACACCACTTGGGAGCTTCTCACCTGGGGTTATTTGAAACAAAGGCAGGTAGACAAAGTTGTTGATTGCTTCAAGAAAGCCATTCGCAGTGTTAGACAATGGGATCCAGACGAGAAGCTAGTGCAAGCAGTCCTTGCGCTCGTGGAAGAGTTTGGCGATGTTGAGGTTGCAGAGAACATGCTTTCAACTCTTGGTCGTGTTGGTTATGTAAATACGGAGATCTACAATTCTCTTCTGCGCACCTACGCAAATGCTGGTAAAATGGCGCTTATTGTAGCAGAAAGGATGAAGAAGGACAATGTAGAAATGGATGAGGAAACGAAGAGATTAGTGCAACTAACAAGCAAGATGTGTGTTACTGAAATTCCAACCGATGCTTGA